In Pyrus communis chromosome 1, drPyrComm1.1, whole genome shotgun sequence, the following are encoded in one genomic region:
- the LOC137745069 gene encoding pentatricopeptide repeat-containing protein At4g32450, mitochondrial-like isoform X2 — MSTRNLRLSIRINTSKQSGTDTGYYSQNSGQLQQKLNGACTDGSWDPQQSSNQYSQSNNGPFWRSTGNEFLNDPVQQNGNFRGYYGHENRGLQKTPNLHGKDLGNGNIQNSYVPGKEPSIEVRQNLDCYKSQGNPGSQANPNQNFMQSYAQHQQNTNSYSELHQLNPSYGQHQQNSSYGYEQYQQQPSYRQYQQNPSHGQYQQSPHAGQYPTNSDAFQNMIVDSHAGSESKPEGQLIEASENSPSSSSLEELDRFCKEGKVKEAVDILGLLEKQHVHVDLLLYLRLMQACGEAKALEEAKVVHDNITRLLPTLNVSTYNKILEMYSKCGSMDNAFLVFNKMPNRNLTSWDIMITWFAKNGLGEDAIDLFTQFKKAGLKPDGQLFIGVLYACSVVGDINEGLLHFESMSKDYAIVPNMDHYVSVIDMLGSTGHLDEALEFIEKMPLEPNVDVWKTLMNHCRVHGQLELGDRCAELIEQLHPSCLDEQSKAGLIPVKESDLVKEKEKKKIAAQNLLEVRSRVHEYRAGDKSHPENDEIYAQLRGLREQMKEAGYIPETRFVLHDIDQEGKEDALLAHSERLALAHGLISSSARSTIRVIKNLRVCGDCHNALKIISKIVGRELIMRDAKRFHHFKDGLCSCRDYW; from the coding sequence GATCAATACATCCAAGCAAAGTGGAACTGATACTGGGTATTATAGTCAAAATAGTGGGCAGTTGCAACAGAAACTAAATGGGGCATGCACTGATGGTTCATGGGATCCCCAGCAGAGCTCAAATCAGTATAGTCAAAGTAACAATGGGCCTTTCTGGAGAAGCACAGGCAACGAATTTCTGAATGACCCAGTTCAACAAAATGGTAATTTTAGAGGGTATTACGGTCATGAAAATAGAGGGTTGCAAAAAACCCCAAACTTGCATGGGAAAGATTTAGGAAATGGAAATATACAGAATTCATATGTGCCTGGGAAGGAGCCTTCCATAGAAGTCAGACAGAACCTCGATTGTTATAAATCACAAGGAAATCCGGGGTCTCAGGCAAACCCAAATCAGAATTTTATGCAAAGTTATGCACAGCATCAGCAAAATACCAATAGTTATTCTGAATTGCATCAGCTGAACCCTAGTTATGGACAACATCAACAGAATTCTAGTTATGGATATGAACAGTATCAGCAACAACCTAGTTATAGGCAATACCAGCAAAACCCTAGTCATGGGCAATACCAGCAAAGCCCCCATGCTGGACAATATCCGACAAATTCAGATGCTTTTCAAAATATGATAGTGGATTCTCACGCAGGAAGTGAGTCAAAACCTGAAGGACAATTGATTGAGGCTTCGGAAAATAGCCCATCTAGTTCCAGTCTTGAAGAGTTGGATCGTTTTTGCAAGGAGGGGAAAGTTAAGGAGGCTGTGGATATCTTGGGACTGCTAGAGAAGCAGCATGTTCATGTGGATTTGCTTCTCTATTTACGGTTAATGCAGGCATGTGGTGAGGCTAAGGCTTTAGAAGAAGCAAAAGTTGTTCATGACAACATTACAAGATTATTGCCTACTTTGAATGTGAGTACGTACAACAAAATCTTGGAGATGTATTCTAAATGTGGTTCTATGGACAACgcatttttggttttcaacaAGATGCCAAATCGGAATTTGACATCGTGGGACATTATGATAACATGGTTTGCTAAGAATGGTCTTGGGGAAGATGCCATTGATCTATTTACCCAATTCAAGAAAGCAGGCTTGAAACCTGATGGCCAATTGTTCATTGGGGTTTTATACGCTTGTAGTGTCGTGGGAGATATTAACGAGGGATTGCTGCATTTTGAATCGATGAGCAAAGATTATGCTATTGTCCCAAATATGGATCATTATGTGAGTGTAATAGATATGTTAGGAAGTACGGGCCATCTGGATGAAGCTTTGGAATTCATTGAAAAGATGCCATTGGAACCTAATGTCGATGTTTGGAAGACCCTGATGAATCACTGTAGAGTTCATGGGCAGTTGGAGCTTGGGGACCGGTGTGCGGAGCTTATTGAGCAGCTACATCCCTCCTGCTTGGATGAGCAATCAAAGGCTGGCCTTATTCCTGTCAAAGAATCTGACCTGGtaaaggagaaagagaagaaaaaaatagcaGCACAAAATCTTTTAGAAGTGAGGAGCCGAGTCCATGAATATCGAGCAGGTGATAAATCGCATCCTGAGAACGATGAGATTTATGCTCAACTTAGGGGTTTAAGGGAACAGATGAAGGAGGCAGGCTACATTCCGGAGACTAGATTTGTGTTACATGACATAGATCAGGAAGGCAAGGAAGATGCTCTGCTTGCCCATAGTGAGAGACTTGCTCTTGCTCATGGCCTCATCAGCAGCTCAGCTCGTTCAACTATTAGGGTTATCAAGAATCTTCGTGTTTGTGGCGATTGCCATAACGCACTGAAGATCATTTCGAAAATTGTAGGTAGAGAACTCATCATGCGAGATGCTAAGAGGTTCCACCATTTCAAAGACGGATTGTGTTCTTGCCGAGATTATTGGTGA